In one Streptomyces sp. NBC_01288 genomic region, the following are encoded:
- a CDS encoding DUF1152 domain-containing protein — MTRLIVAAGGGGDAVAAAMLHAALYGDEDQAVILTYAWDRLLVDPVPGPRLPSDFTGLEVVTQSVWSVPSEARPIAPAGSTLPRLAAELPHTFALIDPQHGTESITRQLEELVGHLEPTSIDLLDVGGDILARGDEPTLKSPLADALTLAACCQVNAPIRLLVAGPGLDGELPIAQVHGLLGPLVHTFTSKDVEPVSSILEWHPSEATGMLAATARGVRGVCEVRDAGLPIPLTDDGPTVHEVDLDDALSRNELARAILSTTTLDEAETHSREICGYSEIDYERNKAAWLKDQPAEEFDPGTVLSQLDHFENEARSRGVTHTTFRRLAEALGLPGSQREAIRALLIETAPKQYAAPLWDLTATEAASP; from the coding sequence ATGACGCGGTTGATCGTCGCAGCAGGGGGAGGGGGCGACGCAGTCGCCGCCGCAATGCTTCACGCCGCCCTTTACGGCGACGAGGACCAGGCGGTGATCCTCACGTACGCGTGGGACCGCCTATTGGTGGACCCCGTTCCGGGACCCCGACTCCCCTCCGACTTCACAGGACTCGAAGTCGTCACTCAGTCCGTCTGGTCGGTGCCATCTGAGGCCCGTCCAATCGCTCCGGCCGGATCTACCCTCCCCCGGCTTGCCGCGGAGCTCCCGCACACCTTCGCCCTGATTGATCCGCAGCACGGCACCGAAAGCATCACACGCCAACTCGAAGAGCTGGTCGGCCACTTGGAGCCGACGTCGATCGATCTCCTGGACGTGGGCGGCGACATCCTCGCGCGAGGCGACGAACCGACACTCAAGAGCCCGCTCGCCGACGCTCTGACGCTCGCCGCATGCTGCCAAGTGAACGCGCCTATCCGACTCTTGGTCGCCGGCCCCGGTCTGGACGGCGAACTTCCCATCGCCCAGGTGCACGGCCTACTTGGACCTCTCGTCCACACCTTCACCTCGAAGGACGTAGAGCCGGTCAGCTCGATCCTGGAATGGCACCCCTCTGAGGCAACCGGCATGCTCGCCGCAACTGCACGAGGAGTACGAGGCGTCTGCGAAGTACGGGACGCCGGACTCCCCATTCCCCTCACAGACGACGGCCCAACGGTCCATGAAGTCGATCTGGACGACGCCCTGAGCCGCAACGAGCTGGCGCGCGCCATCCTGTCGACGACCACTCTGGACGAGGCCGAGACGCACAGCCGCGAGATCTGCGGCTACTCGGAAATCGACTACGAACGCAACAAGGCAGCCTGGCTCAAGGACCAGCCGGCGGAAGAGTTCGACCCCGGTACGGTGCTGTCTCAGCTCGACCACTTCGAGAACGAGGCCAGAAGCCGCGGAGTCACTCACACGACGTTCCGCCGCCTCGCCGAAGCACTGGGCCTCCCAGGCAGCCAGCGAGAAGCCATACGAGCGCTACTCATAGAGACCGCGCCAAAGCAGTACGCAGCTCCGCTGTGGGATCTCACCGCCACCGAGGCCGCGTCACCGTGA
- a CDS encoding DUF4232 domain-containing protein, translated as MSAFTARPRTRLFAAATVALAALSLTACNDKMGVQDEGVANPTSSTVGTPAPSGTKTGGAGQTSGSTGSTGSTGSTGSTSGGSSTGNSSGTGGSTGSGGTKTSGGSGSGTSASGSVPCNGANTKVTAQPVSRPINHMLLTVTNTGSKTCDLYYYPAVNFDDAQSVPPVMKDSQPQAVTTLTPGQSGYAGVALAGGDNGTGTNGRTAKSLSVYFFDRDNNSISPAATPALPTKGVYVDDSLKVTYWLSDAQDALTY; from the coding sequence ATGTCCGCGTTCACCGCCCGTCCCCGCACCCGCCTCTTCGCCGCCGCCACGGTCGCCCTCGCCGCGCTCTCGCTCACGGCGTGCAACGACAAGATGGGAGTACAGGACGAGGGCGTGGCCAACCCGACGTCTTCCACGGTGGGGACGCCGGCACCGTCGGGGACGAAGACGGGCGGGGCGGGACAGACCAGTGGGTCGACCGGGTCGACCGGGTCGACCGGGTCCACCGGGTCCACGTCGGGTGGCTCCTCGACGGGCAACAGCAGTGGGACGGGCGGCAGCACGGGCTCGGGCGGGACCAAGACGAGTGGGGGCTCCGGCTCCGGCACCTCGGCGAGCGGCAGCGTCCCGTGCAACGGCGCCAACACCAAGGTGACGGCCCAGCCGGTCTCGCGCCCCATCAACCACATGCTGCTCACCGTCACCAACACGGGCTCCAAGACCTGCGACCTCTACTACTACCCTGCCGTCAACTTCGACGACGCCCAGTCCGTACCGCCGGTGATGAAGGACTCCCAGCCCCAGGCGGTGACCACCCTCACCCCGGGCCAGTCCGGCTATGCCGGCGTGGCCCTCGCCGGCGGAGACAACGGCACCGGCACCAACGGCCGCACCGCCAAGTCCCTCTCCGTCTACTTCTTCGACCGCGACAACAACAGCATCAGCCCGGCGGCAACCCCGGCCCTGCCGACGAAGGGCGTGTACGTGGACGACTCGCTGAAGGTGACCTACTGGCTGTCGGACGCGCAGGACGCGCTGACGTACTGA
- a CDS encoding helix-turn-helix domain-containing protein, with the protein MAGPEETADFAALIRELKDRSGLSYGVLAKRLHMSTSTLHRYCNGDAVPTEYAPVERFARLCKATPDELVEAHRRWILADGARQRERKAAAGTATAATPATPAATATAEPGTSTPAPATPSAPTPSPSTPTPTGTGTGTGTGTEPTTTPIPTPNPGPRNTNRPRRRTTLLAATAVAIVVAATALVPRLVSGGDNNGDRKQEAGSVTSTGNGTSSASPSSKAKATSSPSPSTSPSDSANPAKSATAKTGASAAPGDKADGGAATAAVPLTVTSRPYAWESPCSQTYLVDEDAGKVPPPPTEQDAPSWVSALGAVSADSQYLELTVQGTGQETVVLQSLNVRVVQSGSPLAWNAYTMGYVGVGCGGGVPTHSFDVGLDATRPVATPKAGQTGLPYKVSESDPEVLYVTAAAASHDVRWYLELAWTSGTRHGVLRIDDQGKPFHTSGMSGRPRYGYSLDDSAWVPHQAD; encoded by the coding sequence GTGGCAGGGCCTGAGGAGACGGCCGATTTCGCGGCGCTGATACGGGAGCTCAAGGACCGGTCGGGGCTGAGCTACGGCGTGCTCGCGAAGCGGCTGCACATGAGTACGTCCACGCTGCACCGGTACTGCAACGGCGATGCCGTGCCCACCGAGTACGCCCCCGTCGAACGGTTCGCCCGGCTCTGCAAGGCCACCCCGGACGAGCTCGTCGAGGCCCACCGCCGGTGGATCCTGGCCGACGGTGCACGCCAGCGGGAGCGGAAGGCCGCCGCCGGGACAGCCACAGCGGCTACCCCGGCAACCCCCGCCGCTACGGCAACCGCGGAGCCGGGCACGAGCACCCCCGCGCCCGCCACCCCCTCCGCTCCCACACCCTCCCCTTCCACTCCCACTCCCACCGGCACCGGCACCGGCACCGGCACCGGCACCGAGCCGACCACCACGCCCATCCCCACCCCCAACCCCGGCCCCCGCAACACCAATCGCCCCCGCCGCCGCACCACCCTCCTCGCCGCCACCGCCGTAGCCATAGTCGTCGCCGCCACCGCACTCGTCCCCCGTCTCGTGTCCGGCGGCGACAACAACGGCGACCGCAAGCAGGAAGCCGGCTCCGTGACCTCCACCGGAAACGGCACCTCCTCCGCCTCCCCGTCGTCGAAGGCGAAGGCGACCTCCTCGCCCTCCCCCTCCACCTCGCCCTCCGACAGCGCGAACCCCGCCAAGTCCGCCACGGCGAAGACCGGTGCGTCCGCCGCCCCGGGTGACAAGGCCGACGGCGGCGCGGCGACCGCCGCCGTTCCACTCACGGTGACCTCACGGCCGTATGCCTGGGAGAGCCCGTGCAGTCAGACCTACCTGGTCGACGAGGACGCGGGGAAGGTGCCGCCGCCGCCCACCGAGCAGGACGCGCCGAGTTGGGTGAGTGCGCTGGGGGCCGTGTCCGCGGACAGTCAGTACCTGGAGCTGACGGTTCAGGGCACCGGGCAGGAGACCGTCGTACTCCAGTCGCTGAACGTGCGGGTGGTGCAGAGCGGGTCGCCGCTGGCCTGGAACGCGTACACCATGGGGTATGTCGGGGTCGGCTGCGGTGGCGGGGTGCCCACGCACTCCTTCGACGTCGGGCTGGACGCGACGCGGCCGGTGGCGACGCCGAAGGCGGGCCAGACGGGGCTGCCGTACAAGGTGAGTGAGAGTGATCCCGAGGTCCTGTACGTCACGGCCGCCGCGGCCTCCCATGACGTGCGCTGGTATCTGGAGCTGGCGTGGACCAGCGGGACCCGGCACGGGGTGCTGCGCATCGACGACCAGGGGAAGCCGTTCCACACCAGCGGGATGAGCGGGCGTCCGCGCTACGGGTATTCGCTGGACGACAGCGCGTGGGTACCGCATCAGGCCGACTGA
- a CDS encoding STAS domain-containing protein, protein MGPHPDLFDEPGGLPDGPRVVRASGELDLTTAPAFAQELKEALHGTGRLFVVVDLLDVTFMDGSVLDPLSAAWEECRERLGWLRVVHSRPGPLLVFRAAGLVGRFPRYTSVRDAWKGVPADRALERRAT, encoded by the coding sequence ATGGGCCCGCATCCAGATCTGTTCGACGAACCAGGCGGACTACCAGACGGACCACGCGTGGTGCGGGCGAGCGGTGAGCTCGATCTGACGACCGCGCCGGCTTTCGCGCAGGAGCTCAAGGAGGCCCTGCACGGGACGGGTCGGCTCTTCGTCGTCGTCGATCTGCTCGACGTGACCTTCATGGACGGCAGTGTTCTGGACCCGTTGAGCGCGGCCTGGGAGGAGTGTCGTGAGCGGCTCGGGTGGCTGCGTGTCGTGCACTCCCGGCCGGGGCCGTTACTGGTGTTCCGGGCCGCCGGTCTGGTCGGGCGGTTCCCCCGGTACACGAGCGTGCGGGACGCCTGGAAGGGCGTGCCCGCCGACCGCGCGCTGGAGCGCCGGGCCACGTAG
- a CDS encoding ANTAR domain-containing protein — protein MISDGMAEVLRSLRLGEGGDPAQACARALGAEGVALSLLIGPARTAEPLWCHPGLSARFEELQFTLGEGPGPEAVRTGTPVLEPDLDRVRPERWPVLLPAARDMGVQGVCGFPLGIGAIRVGVLTVLCAGDRRMSEQQYADATALTAALTGAFLNGNGHANGTAPGPDAMPDWPTGLNRPVVHQATGMISVQLGVPIQEALLRLRAHAYGNERPLGEVAADVVARRLRFGDELDDDMSGPYSPDTGKG, from the coding sequence GTGATCAGCGACGGCATGGCCGAAGTCCTGCGGTCGCTGCGCCTCGGTGAGGGCGGCGATCCCGCGCAGGCCTGCGCCCGGGCGCTGGGTGCCGAGGGCGTCGCCCTGTCGCTGCTGATCGGCCCCGCCCGCACGGCCGAACCGCTGTGGTGCCATCCCGGGCTGAGCGCCCGTTTCGAGGAACTCCAGTTCACCCTGGGCGAGGGCCCCGGCCCGGAGGCCGTCCGCACCGGCACGCCCGTGCTGGAGCCGGACCTTGACCGGGTGCGCCCCGAGCGGTGGCCCGTGCTGCTGCCGGCCGCGCGCGACATGGGCGTCCAGGGCGTGTGCGGGTTCCCGCTGGGCATCGGCGCCATCCGGGTCGGTGTGCTGACCGTGCTGTGCGCCGGGGACAGACGGATGAGCGAGCAGCAGTACGCCGACGCCACCGCCCTGACGGCCGCGCTGACCGGCGCGTTCCTGAACGGCAACGGGCACGCGAACGGCACAGCGCCCGGGCCGGACGCGATGCCGGACTGGCCGACCGGGCTGAACCGCCCGGTCGTGCACCAGGCGACCGGCATGATCAGTGTCCAACTGGGCGTGCCCATACAGGAGGCCCTGTTGCGCCTGAGGGCCCACGCCTACGGCAATGAACGCCCCCTCGGAGAGGTCGCGGCGGACGTGGTCGCCCGCCGACTGCGCTTCGGCGACGAATTGGACGACGATATGAGCGGGCCGTATTCGCCCGACACCGGAAAGGGATGA
- a CDS encoding GAF and ANTAR domain-containing protein — protein sequence MIAMAREQRLAEIFVEVADSLVEDFDVIDLLHRLSARCVELLDVSAAGILLVDAHGELQIIAASDEHTRLLELLALQHDQGPCVECYRTGAARTNIDLTRTEVTAAWPRFATQARETGYVTTHAIPLRLRNRVVGALNLFQSTPHRLGDDDIALAQALADVATIAVLQQRTLEQSHVENSQLQNALTSRILIEQVKGVLAERWNTSVDDAFTAFRSYARARHLRLSDLAAQIIEGGFDTRTIPAPPRAS from the coding sequence ATGATCGCCATGGCCCGCGAACAACGTCTGGCCGAGATCTTCGTGGAGGTCGCGGACTCTCTGGTCGAGGACTTCGACGTCATCGACCTGCTGCACCGGCTGTCCGCGCGCTGCGTCGAACTGCTCGACGTGTCGGCGGCCGGCATCCTGCTCGTCGACGCGCACGGCGAACTCCAGATCATCGCCGCCTCGGACGAGCACACCCGCCTGCTGGAACTCCTCGCGCTCCAGCACGACCAGGGCCCCTGCGTCGAGTGCTACCGCACCGGCGCCGCCCGCACCAACATCGACCTGACGCGGACGGAGGTCACCGCGGCCTGGCCGCGCTTCGCGACGCAGGCCCGCGAGACGGGGTACGTGACCACGCACGCCATTCCGCTCCGGCTGCGCAACCGGGTCGTCGGCGCGCTCAACCTCTTCCAGAGCACCCCGCACCGCCTCGGCGACGACGACATCGCCCTCGCCCAGGCCCTCGCCGACGTGGCCACCATCGCGGTGCTCCAGCAGCGCACGCTGGAGCAGTCGCACGTCGAGAACAGCCAGTTGCAGAACGCTCTCACCAGCCGCATCCTCATCGAGCAGGTCAAGGGTGTGCTGGCGGAGCGCTGGAACACGTCCGTCGACGACGCCTTCACCGCCTTCCGCTCCTACGCCCGCGCCCGCCATCTGCGTCTGTCGGATCTCGCGGCGCAGATCATCGAGGGCGGCTTCGACACCAGGACCATCCCGGCACCACCGCGCGCGTCGTAG
- a CDS encoding acyl-CoA desaturase gives MATVSTPPPVPKKCDTFGESDTLLPDTYPPPPSYDGTSPFPPDEGPTPVRDGGDRIYVGVTAAIVVLPFVGLGLAGWLLWGRLIHPVDIVLAAVLYTVTGLGVTVGFHRGLTHGSYRAVRPVRVALAVAGSMSFQGDVIGWVATHRRHHAFTDRPGDPHSPYRYGTHLRGQLHGLFDAHVGWLFRNEQTPPERYAPDLVADPAIRAVSRAFPWLCLLTLALPFGLGWAIGGSWLYGVTGLLWAGLVRIALLHHVTWSVNSLCHMIGERPFRTRRHDRATNLWPLALLSFGESWHNLHHADPTSARHGVDRGQIDPSAAVIRLMERAGWAYDVHWPSADRVAARRA, from the coding sequence ATGGCCACCGTCTCCACCCCACCACCTGTCCCGAAAAAGTGTGACACTTTCGGCGAAAGTGACACACTTCTGCCGGACACCTACCCCCCACCCCCGTCCTACGACGGCACCTCCCCCTTCCCGCCGGACGAGGGCCCGACGCCCGTCCGGGACGGCGGAGACCGGATCTACGTCGGCGTCACCGCGGCGATCGTCGTCCTGCCGTTCGTGGGGCTCGGCCTGGCCGGCTGGCTGCTGTGGGGGCGGCTGATCCACCCCGTCGACATCGTGCTCGCGGCCGTCCTCTACACGGTCACCGGTCTCGGCGTCACGGTCGGCTTCCACCGCGGGCTCACCCACGGCTCGTACCGCGCGGTCCGGCCCGTGCGCGTCGCGCTCGCGGTGGCCGGGTCGATGAGCTTCCAGGGCGACGTCATCGGCTGGGTCGCCACCCACCGCCGCCACCACGCCTTCACCGACCGGCCCGGCGACCCGCACTCGCCGTACCGCTACGGCACCCATCTGCGCGGCCAGTTGCACGGACTGTTCGACGCCCACGTCGGCTGGCTGTTCCGCAACGAGCAGACACCGCCCGAGCGTTACGCCCCCGACCTCGTCGCCGACCCCGCCATCCGGGCCGTCTCCCGCGCCTTCCCGTGGCTGTGCCTGCTCACCCTCGCGCTGCCGTTCGGCCTCGGCTGGGCCATCGGCGGCAGCTGGCTGTACGGAGTAACAGGCCTGCTGTGGGCGGGACTTGTGCGTATCGCGCTGCTCCACCACGTCACCTGGAGCGTCAACTCGCTCTGCCACATGATCGGTGAGCGCCCCTTCCGCACCCGGCGCCACGACCGCGCCACCAACCTGTGGCCGCTGGCCCTGCTCTCCTTCGGCGAGAGCTGGCACAACCTCCACCACGCCGACCCCACCAGCGCCCGGCACGGCGTCGACCGCGGCCAGATCGACCCGTCCGCCGCCGTCATCCGCCTGATGGAGCGCGCCGGTTGGGCCTACGACGTGCACTGGCCGTCCGCGGACCGGGTCGCCGCCCGCCGCGCCTGA